The Juglans regia cultivar Chandler chromosome 10, Walnut 2.0, whole genome shotgun sequence genome includes the window CCATAttattgttgaaattttttattttattttttaacttttattttattttgtaattaaaaatattttttaataatattaaaaaataggtgtaaaacaaaaaagaattttgttatttataagcttcacacaccacacatcataatttttttttaattttttttgaatttttttttttttttttggttttattcttcttaagataattgaattcttctatttatcatctatatactacacattttataagaaaaaaattaaaaaaataataaaaatagtagtgtgtggtgtatgagacttgtgaatagaatttttcttctctaAATGATATAACAATAATGCTAAACTTACTGATGAATTGTTCCAAAGAtgtttatccatttttttaatgatttaagaagtgttttttaataatattataatttttttaaaacatttaagaatataaaatatatatatatatatatatatataaagaagtaTTTTGCTTTATCGGTGACAACTCTCGTGCTAACCCACCGACTCATCATATAAACTTTTGTGTTGAAAGAATAATTGCCACTCCTGTAAATAATGCCCCCCATTTTCATATATGGAAATGATCAATATTtctataattttgatatatagcatggggatgatgaatagtaattttttttttataattcgaAACATAAATGACATGttattatcaatttattataaaatatagtattactaaaattataaattagtttttttaatgacaCGATTGAGGTTctatttggattcaaaaagtattttattttattttatttcatatcattattataaattttttaaacttttatacaaaatttaataaaaaaatttaattttttcaaatctcaaaataataataatatcaaaaattattattctactaatatttttatttattttttatttaaaatcatctcatctcatatctaaatcaaaatcaaaatcagccTGAATGTGAActttatatatgtacataacTAACAATTgttctttaatatataatattgagaaCGATCTCTAGGAGTTTTTTACTCACAGcctctattttattataaaaatatcagtccatcaaatcaaatcatacaatcttgtagatttattttttgtaatataatttatttatagaccatttctcaaaattataattttttagatacaattttttataatataagatataaaatgtTGTGAAAATTAATGTCTGtttatcaaattttcttttcaaaattataattatttgggAGAAACAATAAAAAGGAAGCATATTTAGATAAGAGTAGTGAAAGCATATAACAGaagattttcttataaaaagctTGTCATGATGCAGTACTGCCTACAAAATCAAACATATTCAGAAAGAGAATGGTAAAAAATTCAAAGTGCCCGGCCATCTGTTTACAACCTATATATAGAAACTATCAAACTTGCACGTTGGGAATGTGAATCAATTAGAGATGTTCGGGAACAGTGTTCAAGGAAACTGCAGAAATGCAGGATTATAAAGTACTAGAGCTTCAAATAAACTTTACTTACAATGCTTGGCTCTCTAGACAGCGAAGACTTGGAAGAATTTGCAGTGATTGTGTTTCAAGAGGAGTTCACACATCCTAGTATACTTATGAAACAAACAATACAAAAGTTGCGGGATCTTAGGATGTTACACTAGCTGTCCACTAATCAGGCTACTATTCCTACAGAAGTCAGTAGTGAATGGGTGgaactttcaaattttcaatggaCGTTTTCAAGATTAATTGGTGTATCGCCATAAGCAAAATTCTATTCAAAGTTAGAGTTGGTGCTATAATCTGGGAttgggaagaaaaaataatagctACAATGAGAAAGAATAGAACCTGTTTTCAGATCCTCTGCTAGCAGAGACATATACTACACTTCAAGCTACCATTTTCGGCATTGGGCTAGGACTAATTCGAAAGATCATTCTTTTGAAGGTGATGAATTACAAGTTGTCAAGGCCATTAATGGCACAGGAGAAAACTGGAACAGCAAGGAGATCTTAATTACTGATGTAAAATACATGCTCATGCTCTAAGCCAAAATGCTTTGGTTATTTAAGatgtaattatatattgatttggAGGAAACTCGTGGTTGTATTGAATCTCTCTTGTAGCGGTTAATCTCaataaaaactaatttgttATTGAGAAAAAGTGACGTGTATAGTGTTTGGAGAAATAGatagtttaaaataaagaaaaaaggtttAGCAAAACTAAACCTTCTTTGTCATTACACAAATTAAGGGCTCATTAAGCGAGATGTTACTTACccaaaagcaaaaaacaaaaataactgaTCGTTCAGCACTAATTTAatccaataattaaaattaaaacgtgtctataaaatgtaaattacaatatggtcattattttttaaaaagaatattatatattttttttaaaaagggagACGGGGGCGACCAACATAGCAATCCTCTTTGGGCGTGATCATAGGAGCTCCTCCCCATTGTAAAATGTTCGGTTTGAATCATAGCTACTGGAGCAGACGAGCCTGTCACCACAATACTCTCAAAATATCTAGCTGGTCTAAAGTCTATCCACATGACCCAAAAGTCAGACTTATAAATTATCACATGTAGTTTCAATTTACATCCTGACTCAAACTTCTGATTTTGAGCCATGAAATACCACCTTGTACTAATTGATggtaaaagaatatatatgtgtgtgtaaatATGTTACATGGTCAATGGTGCACAAATCTTGCACCTTCCATTTTCGTCGACAAAAGTATGCATGCAGGGTCGTGATATCTACATTAGTACGTACAGCATGCAATTTAATACACCAATCGACTTTTTAAAACGCATggatcctaattaattaattaatggacaAACATAGAATATGAAAACTCGAAGATCACAATAATAAGTAATTGAAATAttgcatgaatatatatgaatgtacGTACGATATTGAATCCGATGATCATGATGGTATGCGTTTAGTGCTCTCTCTTTTTATGCATGAATTgaaggtatttatttatttatatatatagcaactaatcctatatatatatttctggaCGTCAACATTGGCAAGCATCTTTTCCTTCCTTTAATACAGCAAGATCcgaaaaaattaaacataaatagagagagagagagagagagagagagggtagcAAATAGCTTGCTTTGGTCAAGTATTATTTAGGAAATAGAATCATATATCAGTGAATGACCGCCGCAACCAGGCGCAGTTTCCGATGAACAGGTGGAGATCAATAGCATGCAACCACCCCGGCCAGTACTCCATCTATCTATATATTGGCatcaatttctttataaatttctcttattatatAAACCCATTTAAATTACGTTGACGCCTTTCCAACCATCCATAcattatcaaattatattatattgatcTACTCAAGTCATGTGTATTTCGTTTTCATGTCCATTCATTTGAAACCTTGCCTTTTTCCTTAATTTCTATATCTATATACTTACGAATAAAACCAAATAGTACTATTCCACTCttattttcattgattttgaATCACATGATGCATTGTTTTGAAtgattttaccaaaaaaaaaaattctcatttatAGCGTTAATTAATACAGTTGGAGGCGATTATACGCTATTATTTCACTGTTTGTCGGCTTCCAGCCGCAGTGTCACTTTTGACTCCCCTACATATAACCCAGGCCGCCCCCAATCGAATCCACAAAcagagagacagacagacagagagagtccataataatattattgcaaAGAAAGCCGAAGACATTTTGATGGCAAACCGTGTCACAGTTCCTTCGAAGCTGCTCCTCAAAAGTCTCCGACTTTATTCCACCGTCCATCTCACCCACAGTCCTCCTCAACCCAACCTCCCAAGACCCCTCCTGATTTCCTCCCTCAACCTCCATGATACTCAGAAGCTCTTCTCTTCCTTACCAACCACTCACCTCTTGCGTGCCTCCGCCTACCTCCACGCCGCTTCCCTCGAGCCCTTTGTCGATTTCGGAACATGGCTCCTCAACTCCAAGCTCATGGACCTCTACTTGCTCCGGGCTCCCATATTCGCAGCCCTCAGGCACACCTTTTACCATCACTTTTGTGCCGGCGAGGACACCGTCGCCGCTGGACACACCGTCCGTAGCCTCCACAGTGCCGGCCTCAGTGCCATGCTAACCTACGCCGTCGAATACGCCACTGACAATGAGTCCTGCGATCGAAACTTTGATGCCTTCCTTCACAAAGTCGAGTCCGCCAAGTCTCTTCCATCTTCTTCGGTATGTTTTCGATCGTACGTCTTCATAACTCAGAGATTAGTTTATTTTGAAGTCTTCTCGATCTGAACAAACATATATACTTAAAGAACTGATTTACAAGCAGGctatattaatttcattgcaaaatattagatatataagatcattattttcaactaaaaataatcaTCTCTCATAAAAcgtaaagaaaatacaaaaaaagaatggtatttttttgagatcgaaatttatttccttttgcttGGCAGTGAGATAGAAATATTAGTATCATGAATCTTTCCTTCGTTCTTTCTTGTTGTGTATCACGTCACTGACCGCCTGTTTATGGGACGAGGGCCAGTTCAATCCCAAGTGGCAATATTTATAGGTTCACCAATAGGGAAAAGCTCAAGTGTTGTGGACCCACCTCACCTGTTAGGGATACAACGGGAAAGAGAGGAAaatttgtaggaaaaaaaaacgtTGTTAAAGCTGTCGAATGATCATTCTACAGATGAAATTTCTAATCAGTAATCACATGAGTCACTGGcacataggttttttttttggggggaaatTTGCCGTATTTAATCATCTGGAaaattatatgtagcattacgTTTCCTTGTCCTATTAGATAtgaatgttttgaaaaaaaaaaaaagtacaatacTTTAATttccactactttttcaaattcaaagagtGCAAAAAAATTGCAAGTTTTCTTGAGAAAAGCTCTACTTTTATTTCAGTACTATCCAAACTGTTTGTACGCTATAGAAAATCCCAATGATACTTGCCAAAAGGATATAGTTGGATTTGAGTTCTTCATtactttcttcatcattttGTTGTGAAGTTGGGTCTGACCGTGTTTAGAACAGGAGTAATTGataatgaagtttttttttttttgtttcaaaaggTGAGCTCTGTAGTTGTGAAAATCACTGCTATTTGCCCCAAGAAGCTGCTTGAGCGGGTAAGTGACTTGCTGAGATGGCAACACAAAGACCCTTCTTTCAATCTGCCATGGAAGCTAGACACCCTTCCCATTTTCTCTGATTCAAGCCCTACCTATCACACCCTCAAAAAGCCAGAACCGCTAACCCCTGAAGAAGAGCATGATCTCCAGTTAGGTCACCAGAGACTGCAAAAAATATGCCAAAAATGTGTAGAAGCAAATATCCCTTTGACGGTTGATGCAGAGCACACACTCGTTCAACCCGCCATTGATTACTTTACGTACTCTTCGGCAATCTTATACAACAAAGATGATAATCCAATAATATATGGGACTATTCAATGCTACTTGAAAGATGCAAAAGAAAGGTTGTTGCTTGCATCAAAGGCTGCAGATAAGGCGTGTGTTCCCATGGGGTTCAAATTGGTGAGGGGAGCTTACATGCCAAGTGAAATAAAAACGGCTTCTTCCTTAGGATTTGAATCTCCTATTCACAATGGCATACAGGAAACGCACGCATGCTACAATGACTGTGCTTCTATCATGCTTGACAAGATTTCCAATGGCCCCGGTGCACTTGTTCTTGCAACTCATAATGTTGAATCAGGTGAAGAATCTGAAAGAATATTTCTTGCCAATGTATAATATTAGGCTTCCTGATTTTGAATAATATGTCTAATATTCCAAGATTTTGATGGTAAATAGGGAGACTGGCAGTAGCAAAAGCTCATGATTTGGATATGGGGAAGATACACCAGAAGCTACAATTTGCACAGCTATATGGTATGGCAGATGTGCTTTCCTTTAGCTTGAAAAATGCAGGGTGTCATGTTAGCAAGTACATGCCATTCGGGCCAGTAGAGATGGTTATCCCATACCTTTTAAGGAGGGCTGAGGAGAATAGAGGTATTTTATCTGCTTCAACCCTTGACAGGCAACTCATGAGGTAAATAAAAGCAACCTGAGAAATTCTTTTATGGCACAAGAGTTTGATACGATGATGTTAAGGTGGAGTTTAAATTCTTCTACATGCAGGAAAGAGTTAAAGAGGAGACTAATAGCAGCTGTTTTTTAAAGGGAGGAGGATGGCTTCGAGTAATCTGTACAAACATTAAAAGAAACTTGAACAAACAGCTAGGAAGTCATTGAACGTAAGGGTTGACAGCATACTCTGCCATGGGAATTAATGTTAATTATAaaggggaaaggaaaaaaagctACTCCTTACCCATGCATACTCAACCTCCTATTGGAaatcaatctatatatatatatatatatgtttaatcgtagagttttattttattatgaatgtTTGTCTTTTGTCAAAGTACTTCATTTGATGTCTTTTTGCTTGAAACTTGTAGTAGCTTATTTCTGACATACCCTCTAAAGAGAGACTGAGAAATGGAGGGAGAAAACAAGGGTATGTTTCaaatatttcagaaaaaaaaaaaaaataataataaagaaaatattatatcctAAGATGGTGGGCTGGGCGAGGGGAGGAGAGACTGAGACCAAAGAGaaaattcttctttcttttcgaATGAAAGGAATAAAGGTAATGAATAGGTTCCATGGaaaattcttctttcttttcgaATGAAAGGAATAAAGGTAATGAATAGGTTCCATGGaaaattcttctttcttttcgaATGAAAGGAATAAAGGTAATGAATAGGTTCCAAAAATCTGTCTTGGTCTGGGATAATGAATGAGAAATATGTCCACTATCTTTACAGCCGGACAAAGGGAAATGGTTGGAAGGAAATGGTTGGAAAATTGTTGTTTATCGGCGCTATCTTATGAAGCATGGTGATTATGAAAGTGGTACTTCTTTTTTTCTAGGAAATTGAAGTTGGGACTTGAGATCTGGACTATGAGTATCCTCCCAATTTGTATTGATGATTTGGTCGGCCACATGCATACAGACGACCCTTTGATACGGCATGGGCAGCGGGATCTCTCAAATCTCAATCCCATACGTTTCATACATAGATTGTATAgacattacctttttttttttcagatatatatgtgcatgtcaccatattattatataagattCCATACGATGCATTGCTCAGGGACAAAAGAACGCTATTTTGCACAAGGGATAACAGTTGATGTTGGAATGATGTGGTAGCAAATTGTCTCttttccactcttttttttttttgaacactCCAAACCATTGAGgaattcaaaacaacaatatcCATGCAGTATCAATTAAGCTCTCCCATTGATATAGCATTGTGCGATGACGCAAGAAGTACATACTTCTTAAGCACGCCCTCTCGAAGACTTGCTCTGTCGTCTCTAATAAGCAAAATGCTCTGTCCATCACATATGGGGATGCTTAACACCACATGACATGGGTTTTGTGGCTGTCAAAATTACACCAAGTGGAATTCCAATTAGCTGGGAGATCATAGGTTTCGTCCTGTCAATCTGATATTCTGACTAGACTAGAGCGTTGTATGCACTTTCCATTTGGAAAATGACTTTTCAATCACAAGACAACGggaaccaaccaaccaacccaTAGAATCCCATCTCTCCACAAGCCGAACAAATTCAATTGGAAATTCCATTGGTCGCTgtcactttttttctttaatcatatcCCAAAGCTCTCGTTCACACAAGTTATGATGTCATTGCGGTGCAGATATTACAATGATTTCCACTAAAAACGTGATCCTCCCGGTCTTACCGATAGAATCTTATGATAGGTTTGGAgggtaagatgagaattttatattttattttagtgtttaaaatattatattttagtattattattgtgttgggatttgaaaaagttgaattgagatttaaaaaagttaaattgtttattatattttgtatagagatttaaaaaatgtgtaatgatgagatgagatgagaatagaattttgtgtctcatctcaccccccaaacctgccctaaaactCTGtaacatcatgcatgcatggacctTTATGTCTTCTTAAGGAGTCAGCAGCATGAGTGGAAATAGAACTAGTAATTCTTTACAGTTCAAAACTGCATGCAAAATGAATGCTGAAGCTTTCTAACATGCTGAGAAGGAACTGGAAGGACAAAAAGGATGTCAAAAGATATGGTAAAAATTTCCAAAACGGTTTCCCAAACAAAGATTTATCCGAACTCATACATAACGAACGGAATGgcataaataattcaaactcGTACATGATAGGGATTGCTGACAACACATCCTTTGAGCGTCTGTATCCCAACATGTTTCGGTTGTATTTAGCGGCCCATAGGTCCAATGTAAACTGGGGGACTTGCAATCTTGAGAGGTCGGCAGTTCAACATTCCAAAGAGGTTGTCAAAACTCAATGATCCCTGGATCAGAATAGCATCTCCTCCCCAATAAAGGATGGAGGAGAGGTCACCAGCGTAATCCCCATGTGGGGCATAAGTTTCATGAGGTGTTCGAGGCACCGGTTGTCAAGGCATTGGCAGCCGGTCTGGCCTTGTTTAGGTAGTTTTCATGGTATTGGTTATAGAACAGGGGGCTTctcttttttgataaggaatgcaaaaaaattgttagataCATAGAGGGGCACATCCTAATCCACACTAAGTATACAAAGCATACACTCGACTagctagaagaagaaaaggagcaAAACTACTTCCACTCTAAACGATTGGAGATTTGGCAATGGTGTGTATGCGTTCAACCAAGCTAAGAGCCATCGCCATAACTTCCAAGATGCCTCCGACTGTAGGCGCAGTTTTGTGCCTCCAAAAGCCGTGATATGGATTTCGTTTATTGACAAGTAAAGCCATGATATGCCTCAATAAAACACCAGGCAACCATAATTATCAGCTGAAAGTTTGATAGCCCAACGGGCCTTGCAATCCAGCCTGTCTGGTGTCATTTCTTCCCACCAGAGAGGGAATCCATGGGAACAGTTTCCCCAGCTCCTTGCTTAATGTACCACGTCTCAGCTGCTTATCATTGATGCCAAATTTTGCTCTTTCGATGGCTTGCATTACATCTTCCATCGACACATTTTCACCACCTGGAAAACCAAGAAGAAATTACATCTACATTTACTGGTCCCTTATTCACAACGAAAACAGAAAATCCACACAGAGGAAAGAAAAGGGGGGAAGGATGGGCAGTTTCAATGATATTGAAGAAGTTTTCTTCAACCTCACCTCTACGAGCAGAAAGCAAAGCAGCTTCATTGACGATGTTTGCAAGATCAGCACCTACAAAACCTGGAGTCAGAGAAGCAACCAGATCACATATAAGTTGTGTGTCATCTTCTAGCGGAACTCCTCTCAAATGCACAGCCAATatctttttccttccttcaaTGTCTGGCTCTCCTACAAGTACTTTTCTGGAGAAGCGACCAGGCCTACATAGGGCTGGATCCAATGCTTCAGGTCTATTTGTGGCTGCAATAACAACCACTTTCATGTCCGACTCAAATCCATCCATTTCTGTCAACAACTACAAAAGCAGGAATGGGCATAAAcacaagtttaaaaaaatggaacttCCATTGCAAAAAAATTGCAAACTAAGCTTTTCGGATCATGAAAGGAAATGATCCAATGATTTTGATGTACAGTAAAAGTATGCGCTAAAAGAAGCAGTAGTctggaaaagaaaagcaaaacttCTGATTCTCTGAGGGGATTGCATATatttatcgataaaaaaaaaaaaatcagaataaagtaattctgattcttttttttttttggataattcaGTAGGTTTGACAATAATTCAAACTTTCTGGATAATACGGAATCATGCTCCACAAATTGGAATTACATAGTTATAATGCAACAGGTTACTTGAACTAACAACTCATTTGACATAATAGTAATTTAAAAACGAGAACAATGTAAAAATGCTAGTTGATTTGAGTTTTTACCTGGTTTAGTGTTTGATCACGTTCATCATTGAAGCTTCTACCGCGTTTCCCTCCAACTGCATCAAGTTCGTCAATGAATATGATAGAAGGAGCACACTTCCTTGCCACATTAAAGAGGTCTCGAATACGAGCTGCTCCTCTTCCAACAAACAACTCCACAAATTCACTTGCAGAAACAGGGAAAAATGGTACTCCGGCTTCTCCAGCCACTGCACGGGCTAGTAATGTTTTTCCTGTTCCTGGAGGGCCCACCAGCAATACACCTCTAGGTAACTTTGCTCCTAGCTTCTGATAGTTAACATCTCCTTGCAGGCATGAAACTATCTATACAAGTCAACTGTCAATAAATAGTAAAGGAAGAAAACTAACTACATCGAAAGTCAGAGCCAGCACACTTAGTTCACATAATGTCCACTTGGACAATAAACAACAGTCTTGTCAGTCAGCTTTCATGCAAACGAAGAAGCTTCcaaatgaatttttctttttctttttgataagcaaGCTTTCACAAGAATGTTAATGACAACCGATGAGAAAGCCAAAGGGCCAGTAACATG containing:
- the LOC109001827 gene encoding proline dehydrogenase 1, mitochondrial-like, yielding MANRVTVPSKLLLKSLRLYSTVHLTHSPPQPNLPRPLLISSLNLHDTQKLFSSLPTTHLLRASAYLHAASLEPFVDFGTWLLNSKLMDLYLLRAPIFAALRHTFYHHFCAGEDTVAAGHTVRSLHSAGLSAMLTYAVEYATDNESCDRNFDAFLHKVESAKSLPSSSVSSVVVKITAICPKKLLERVSDLLRWQHKDPSFNLPWKLDTLPIFSDSSPTYHTLKKPEPLTPEEEHDLQLGHQRLQKICQKCVEANIPLTVDAEHTLVQPAIDYFTYSSAILYNKDDNPIIYGTIQCYLKDAKERLLLASKAADKACVPMGFKLVRGAYMPSEIKTASSLGFESPIHNGIQETHACYNDCASIMLDKISNGPGALVLATHNVESGRLAVAKAHDLDMGKIHQKLQFAQLYGMADVLSFSLKNAGCHVSKYMPFGPVEMVIPYLLRRAEENRGILSASTLDRQLMRKELKRRLIAAVF